The Aquificaceae bacterium genome contains the following window.
CCAGCTCTGTTAACCCTGACCCTGTATCTTACCTTCACCAAAGAATACCCTGAAAAGCTCCGTGGGTATAGGAACAAGAACGGTGTTTCCGGGCTTGTTGGCCACGTTCTGAATGGTCTCAAGATATCTGAGCTGTATGGCTATGGGCTGGGTTGCCAGTATCTGTGCCGCTTCTGCCAGCTTCTGAGCTGCCTGATATTCGGCCTCTGCGGTTATTATCTTTGCTCTTCTTTCCCTTTCGGCTTCTGCCTGTCTTGCCATTGCTCTACGAAGCTCTTCTGGCAGGTCTATTCTTTTCAGCTCAACGGCCACCACCTTTACTCCCCAGGGGTCTGTCTGTCGGTCAATTATCTCCTGTAATTGCAAGTTTAGCTTTTCCCTCTCTGAAAGCAGCTCGTCAAGCTCTGCAGCACCGCATACGCTCCTGAGGGTTGTCTGGGCTATCTGGGATGTGGCATAGAGATAGTTTTCTACCTGAACTATAGCCCTGACAGGGTCAACTACCCTGAAGTAAACCACCGCATCCACGCTCACGGACACGTTGTCTCTGGTTATTATGTCCTGAGTTGGCACATCAAGGGTGACCGTTCTCAGGTCCACCTTAACCATTCTGTCAATTACGGGGATAAGGATGAAGAGTCCCGGTCCCTTTGCACCAATTACCCTTCCAAGCCTGAAGATAACAGCCCTCTGATACTCTGGAACTATCTTTACCGCAACCGCAATAAAGATAACTACCGCTATAGCTATCACTATAAGGGGTGAAAAACCCATGGCTAATCCTCCTATGAATTTAAGTATGTCTCCTCCCGCTATGCTGGCAAGCACCACGAGGACAAAAAGCAAAAAGGGCAGAAGGTCAAGTATGGGCTTCATGGGCTAAATTATATCATGCCTCCAGCACCGCACCTCTTGATGCAGAGGCCACGAACCTTACATACCTCCTCAGCCATGGGCTTCTTATATCCTTCTGCTTTGGAATAAAGTTTTCCATCCTTCTTCTGAACTCCTCCTCCGGTATGAGAAGCTCAAGCCTCCTGCCAGGAATGTCTACGAGTATTTCGTCTCCATCCTGCACTATGCCTATGGGTCCCCCTGCGGCCGCCTCTGGGGCTATGTGTCCTACGCAGGCACCCCTCGTGCCCCCAGAGAACCTTCCGTCTGTGATGAGAGCCACCTTATCTCCCAGACCCATACCCATTATGGCAGAGGTAGGCGAGAGCATCTCCCTCATACCCGGACCGCCCTTTGGTCCCTCATAGCGTATTACCACCACATGCCCGGACTTTACCTTCCCTCCAAGAATACCCTCTATGGCCTCCTCTTCTGAATCAAAGCATATGGCCTTTCCTCTGAAGACAAGCATTCTGGGGTCCACACCTGCGGTCTTTACCACAGAGCCTTCTGGTGCAAGGTTTCCAAAGAGTATGGCTATGCCTCCTTCTTTAGAATATGGCTCTTCTACTCTTCTTATGACCTCTCCATCCGCATCTGGGGCTTCTTCTGCGATTTCTCTGAGGGTTTTCAGGCTGACTGTTAGTCTGTCTGGATGAGGCAGGTATCCGCCCTTTATAAGTTCTTTTACTATGGCAGGCATGCCACCTACGTTGTCAAGGTCCTGTATGTGGTAGTGGGAAGCGGGGGAAATCTTGCATATGTTGGGCGTTCTTTTTGATATGTCATTTATCCTGGCAAGGTCGTATTCCACACCTGCCTCACGGGCTATGGCAAGGAGATGAAGAATCGTGTTGGAAGAACCTCCCATGGCAATGTCTACCGCAAAGGCATTGTCAAAGGTTTCCTGTGTGAGAATGTCTCTGGGTCTTATGTTTCTTCTTATAAGCTCCATTATCTGCCTTGCTGCCCTGCGGGCAAGGAGCTCTCTTCTGGGGTCCACTGCAGGTATAGTGCCGTTGCCCGGCAGACCAAGACCAAGCACCTCGGTGATACAGTTCATGGAGTTGGCAGTAAACATACCAGAACAACTCCCACAGGTGGGGCAGGCATGCTCTTCTATGACCTTTAGCTCTCTTTCTGTGATTTTCCCAGCCTGAAGCTGACCTATTCCTTCAAAGACACTTATGAGGTCCACCTTTCTGCCGTTTACCTCCCCCGCAAGCATTGGACCACCGCTTATAAAAATCGTGGGAATGTTTAGCCTTGCGGTAGCCATGAGCATACCGGGCACTATCTTGTCGCAGTTGGGTATGCATATGAGGGCGTCCAGCTGGTGGGCTTCCACCACCGTCTCTATGGAGTCTGCAATGAGCTCCCTTGAGGGCAGGGAGTAATGCATGCCATAGTGCCCCATGGCTATGCCGTCATCCACGCCGATGACGTTGAACTCTATGGGAACACCGCCAGCCTTTCGCACCTCGTCCTTTATGGGCTGAACAAACTCCCTGAGATGCACATGTCCGGGGATTATGTCTATGTATGAGTTGGCAATGCCTATGAGGGGCTTGTCAAAATCCTCATCTTTTAGCCCGCAGGCTCTCAGTAATGCCCTGTGTGGAGACCTCTCTATGCCCTTCTTAACTCTGTCGCTCCTGAGCATTTTGCACCTCCTCAAAGTTCAGTATGTCCATGTATTCCCACTCTCTGTAAGCCATGGCGTATATGCCGGCCTTAGACAGTAGCTTTACAAAATCCTCGTTTAAGTTCAAACTTCCCATGATTAGGGTCAGCCTTTTGTCTGCATACTCTGGAAAGTATTGTAAAAACCTTCTTGCCTTTTCTTTGAACTCCTCTATGTGCTTCTCCCTTGGCGTGGACTTGACCTCAAGGAGAAAGACCCTGTCCTGACAGACCGCTATGGCGTCAAACTCCTCGTATATACCCCTTTTCCTGTCTGTGTATTCAAGCCTGAGGGCTGTCTTTTCTGGTTCACAATTGAAGTATTTTCTTATCACTGGCCTGAGTGCAGGAAACACAATATCCTCAACCACAGTCCCCAGCTTGTTGGCTATCTCACCCCAGCGTTTGTTATTTTCTCTTCTGTTTTCTTCTATCCTGCGGTCTGTCTCTGCCCTGTATTCGGCGATCTTGCGATCCGTGTCAGCTCTATATTCTTCTATCTTTCTATCAGTATCTGCAGAATATCTCATGACCCACTTTTTAAAGTCAGCCATTTCCTCTATAAACCACTCAAACTTTCTCTCCAGCCTGTCTACCCTCTCTTCAACCCTTTCCATTACTGTAGAATATAGGCAAGGACTGCAGTGAATACTACGTTAACTATGGATATGGGTAGCATTATCTTCCAACCTATTTCGGTAATATCCTTTGCCTGAAACCTGGGAAGCGTCCAGTGAAGCCAGAGAACAAAGAAAACAAGGGCAAACATCTTTATAAGAAACCACAGATAGGGAGAGAGAGGACCGAATATGTGCGGACCAGACCATCCCCCAAAGAAGAGCACCACCGCAATGGCAGAAAGAGCCATCACATTGAGATACCACTCAGCCAGAGGAAAGACCCCAAACCTCATACCTCCATACTCCACGTTATAGCCAGTAACCAGCTCTGCCTCAGCCTCCTGAATGTCAAAAGGCACCCTTCCAGACTCTGCCAGCATACAGAAAAGGTAGAGTATGAAAGCAACAGGCTGATACACTATAAACCACACACCCCTCTCTATCTGTGCCTGAACGATGCCCGTGGTGCTCATAGTGCCCGCAAGCAGAATAACCCCAAGCACCGAAAAGCCAAGCACCACCTCGTAAGAGATTATGACCGCCGCCTTCCTGAGAGAGCCTATAAAGGCATACTTGGAGTTAGAAGCCCATCCGGAAAATATGGTGCCATACACCGCCAGAGAGCCAAAGGCAAAGACCAGAAGTAGAGCGATGTTTACGTCCGCAATTATGGGCTTTATCTCGTAGCCAAAGAGCGTAAAGCCCGGACCAAAGGGTATTACAGAAAACAAGAGAATGGCGGGAGCCACTGCCATAACTACCGCAAGGTAGTAAACCACCTTGTCCGCATTCTGGGGAATAATAGACTCCTTTGTAAGGAGCTTTATTCCGTCCGCCAGAGGCTGGAGCAGTCCAAAGGGACCCACCAGCTTTGGACCCATCCTTGCCTGAATGTGCCCCGCCAGCTTCCTCTCAAACCATGTGAGATAGGCACCTATACCAAGGAATACACCAAGGACTACGAGGATTTTAACAAGAGTTATCACAATAGAAAGCCAGAGCTCCATCACATGCCCTCCACTATTTGAGAAACTTTCCATCTCACTCCCCCAAAGAACTCCACCTCCTCCTCAAAAGTGTAAACTGCAATCCTTCTTTCCTCATCCACCACCAGCACAAGCCTTTTGAGAAGGTCCACAAACACTATCCTGCCTACCCCAAAGCTCATGTAGTCTCTCAACTTTTCTTCAAAGTATTCCATTGAGGTCTCCTCTGCGATAACTTCCACCACAAGGTCAGGTGGCTCGTGCAGAAGCCCTCTGGGAATCTCTCTGAGCCTTTCCTTTGAGTAAAAGGCTATATCAGATGCCCTGAGTGTAAGAGGCTCTCTGTTTATCACAAGTCCCACCTCCCCAGAAAGCACATAGCCCCTGCCTCTCAACTTTTCTCTGAGCACTGCACTTATCTCCGCCACCGCATACCCATGCCATCCACCTGCTGGGGACATCTCTACGAGCCTCCCTTCTACAACTTCATACCTGCCCTCCTTAGGCAGTAGAGGTATATCCTCGTAGGTTAGCAATTCCTTTACAGTCATCTGTCCGTTTCTCCCACCACTGGGTCAAGGCTTCCAAGAAGGGCTATGGCGTCAGCAATCGTGCCGTCCTGTATGAGCTTTGGGAAGATGGAAAGATTATAAAGAGCCCCTGACCTTATTCTGAGCCTATAAGGTTTGGAGCCACCGACCGAATATATGTAAAAGCCCAGCTCGCCTCTGGGGTTTTCTCCGCTGGCGTAGACTTCCCCTGGGGGTGCGGACTCCCCGTGAACCACTATGCGGAAGTTCTTTACCATATCCTCAAGGTCCATGAAAACATCTTCCTTTGGTGCCATCACTGCAGGATGTTCCTTGTTTACATAAGGTGCGGACTTCGGCATTTTTTCCAGCCTTGCTACACACTGCTCTATGATTCTGAGGCTCTGCACCATCTCCTCCATACGCACCAGATAGCGGTCGTAAACATCTCCTACCTCTCCAACGGGGATGTCAAAGTCCACCTCGTCGTAAGCTGCATAGGGCTCAAGTTTTCTCATGTCGTAAGGCACTCCAGAGCCTCTGGCAACGGGTCCAGTAAGGCCGTAGTTGAAAACATCCTCCCTGCTGATAACTCCTATATCCTTTGTCCTTCTGAGCCATATGCGGTTTCTGGTAAGGAGGTTGTGGTATTCTTTGAGCCTGTTGGGAAAGTCCTTTACAAAGGCCTTTACCACGTCAAGAGTGCCTTCCGCAAGGTCGTAATGCACTCCTCCAATTCTTAAAAAGGCAGAGGTGAGCCTGAAGCCTGCGTTGCCCTCTATGATGTCCATTATCTTTTCCCTTTCTCTAAAGGCATACAGAAACACAGTAAGAGCCCCAAGGTCAAGGGCACCCGTGCCAAGCCACAGAAGGTGGGAGTTTATCCTCTGAAGCTCTGCAAACATGGTCCTTATGTATCTTGCCTTTTCTGGCACTTCCACCCCAAGGAGCTTTTCAACTGCGGTCACGTAAGATAGCTCGTTGCATATGGCGGATATGTAGTCCATACGGTCTGTGTAAGGCAGGAACTGGAAGTAGTAAACATTCTCTGCAATCTTTTCCATGCCCCTGTGAAGTTGTCCCAGTATAACATCTGACTGAACAACCCTCTCCCCATCAAGGTCAAAGAGAAACCATATGGTGCCGTGAGTTCCCGGGTGGAGTGGTCCCCAGTTGAGCACAAGCTGAGCCTTTTTCTGAAGCCTTGATTTTTCAGTCCTTTCCAGGTCTTCAAGGGTTGCAACCCTCGTGTGCATAAGCTCATAGTCATGACTGGGTGGGTCAGTCCTGCCAGCATAGAGCTCCGTCAACGATGGAAGCTCAACCTCTGGAATACCCTCCATTGGGAAATCTTTTCTGAGGGGATAATATGGATAGCCTTCCCACATGAACATCCTTCTGAGATTCTCATGCCCCTCGTAGACTACGCCAAACATGTCGTAGGCTTCCCTCTCTGCCCACCTTGCACAGGGCCAGAGCCTTTCAAGAGAGGGAAGTTTTCCCTCCTTTGCCCATGTCTTTACTATTACCCTTTCGTTGGTGTCCGGGTTGTAAAGTATGTATATGCCCTGAAATCTTTCTCTTCTATCGGGGAAGTCTATACATGTGTGGTCTATAAAGAGCCTGTAGCCCTCTTTTTCTCTCAAGTGTCTTAGCAGTTCTAAAAGTCTTTCCTGCCGGACATGCAGGTTTGTGGTGTGCTTTGTAAACTCCAGCTCCACATCCTTGAACTCAAACTTGACTCTGTCTGCAGCAGCTCTGTTCATCCAGGGCATGTTTCACCTCATACGGTTATTTCTCTTGGAATGAGTCCCTGACGCTCTATATCTTTCTTAAACTCCTCTAAGGCCCTGTCGTATTTTTTAACACCCTTTTCCTTTATTTTTTTCTGAAGCTGGAGTATGCCATACAGAAGTCCCTGAGGGTGTGGTGGGCAACCGGGAATGTATACGTCAACGGGTATTATCCTATCCATGCCCTGAAGGGTTGAGTAGGTAGGGAAAGGACCACCCGCCGAGGCACAACCTCCCATGGTAATGCACCACTTGGGGTCTGGCATCTGTTCCCATAGAAGCTTGAGCATGGGAGCGACCTTGTTGACCACCGTGCCTGCCACTATGAGAAGGTCTGCCTGTCTGGGAGAGGCCCTGAAGATAACCCCCAGCCTGTCAAGGTCAAACCTTGATGCTGCAGCGTGCATCATCTCTATAGCACAACAGGCAAGCCCTATGGTAAGCGGCCACAGAGCGTTACGCCTGCCCCAGCTCAAAAGCTCATCCACAGTGGTAAGCACAAAGCCGTTAGAATTGAGCATAGCCATGGTAAAACCTCCTTACCTTAAAAGTTTAAAACTATTTCTAAGATAATTCCCAGTGCATCCCTGTTAAAGACCGCCACCAGTAATGTCAGAATTATGAGCCACACCCTGATGAGCTTAAACTCCTCAGTAAACTTTGCCTGCAGCACCTTGACCTCCGCCCTTACTTTCTCTACCTCGGCCATAACCCCTGCGATTTCTGCCCTTACTTCTGCGATGTCCGCCTTCGTTACGAGTTCTTTGGTCAGTTCATCTCTCAACTCAGCCTTCAAGATAGGCTTTTGTTCATAGGCTCTTCTCTCTATGGCGGTGAGCGTCTCTTCAATAACTCTGCCAATCTTCTCCGCCTTCTCCTTTCCCAGTTCCTCTTCAAGAGTTTTGTAAACTTCATAGGGCGGGACTGCCATGGCTTCTTAAATTATATGCCCTGCTTTCAGAACTGCCACTTGAAGGCTCCCTTTCTCCATTCGTAGGCAAGACCAAGTGTGAGGATAAAGATAAAAAGGAGAGCTCCCACAAGTCCATAAAGTCCAACCTCTTCAAAGACAACTACCCATGGAAAGAGAAATGCCACTTCAATGTCAAAGAGTATTAGGGATATACCCAGAAGGTAGTAGCCCTGCTTGAAGACGCCCCTCGCCTCGGGGTCATACAGAGGCACACCGCATTCGTAAGGATAGTCCTCCATCTTTTCCTTAGTCTTTGGACCCAGAAGGTCATTGAGGAAGCTAAAGGCAAGGCCAACAAATACTGCGATCAGGAAAAAGAGAAGAATACCTAAGTATTCCATGGCTTTAATTCTACCACCTTTGCTACATAATTTCAAAAGTTTATGAGCTATCTCAGGCTACCGGATATAGCCCCTCTACAAAGCCCTTCCATACATCGGGCATCCTTTCCAGCTCCTCCTGTGCTATCTTCTTCACCAGCGGCTCCAGCATGCTCAGGTCTTTCTTGCTCCTTACGCTCACATCCAGCACTTGAGGCTCGTTTATGGGCTTTCCTATCTGTGAAACTATGTAGCAGTATGATTCTTCAACCTCCTCTATCTCCTTTACCACCCTCTGGGCTATGAGGTTTGCCACCCTGTTGTATATCTTTCCTATGTGGGATATGGGGTTTTTGCCTGCTGCTGCTTCGAGGCTCATGGGTCTGTAGGGAGTTATGAGACCGTTCACCCTGTTGCCACGACCCACCTGACCATCATCCCCCTGTTCTGCAGATGTGCCTGTAACGGTAATGTATACGGAGCTATTCTCCCTGCTGTCTGCAGTGTTTATAAAAACTTCAACTTCTTTACCCACGGCTTCCTCCACCCTTTTCTTGACCTTTCTGTGCACTTCTTCTTTCTTCTGAAAGTAATCCTCTATATCCTTTATATACTTTCCTACAAAGGCAAGGGCTATGGTGAGTCTGAACTTGTTCCTTATGCGCACGCCCATAACCTTTATGTCTTCCCCTATTTCTGGATGTTCCCTTTTGATTTCTTCAGAGTTGAGAAACCTCTCTGCCTCAAAGACTGCCTTCTCGAGGCTGTCAAGGGGTGCATAGCCTACACCAAAGGATGTGTCGTTTGCCAGAGGCACCTCACCCCTTTTCTGAAACCTTTCAAAGAGCTCCACCAGGTCCTTGCTTCCAGGCTTTATCTTGGTATGGATTACCACATGCCTTTCCACATCAAGGTTCTTTATATTTTCACTCAGCCACTTTTTTGCACTCTCAACCGCAAGCTCGTGGGCATCAAGCCTTTTGCTGTCCTTTTCCAGTATGGCTCTTCCCACAAGGTATATTTCTATGGGCTCTATAACCTCACCACCGCCAAACTCCGCCTTCGCCACTCCACCCACGAGAAGAGCCTTGTCCACGTTGTGATGCATGACAGCACCGTATTCCTTCATATACCACAGACAGAGCTCTCTTGAGAGATTCTCTGCAAGGTAGTCGCATATGGTATCAGGGTGTCCGGTGCCCTTACGCTCCACTATTTCTGCATCAAGCTCATAAACGGGTTTAAAAGTCATGGGTGTTATCACTATGTTTGCCACCTGTTACCTCCTTGGGAAGTTCTGAATAGAGAAAGTATAACACAGACCTTTACTGCAGTCTTCTTGCGGTATAGTCTTGACAGACTATTAGAATATGCTTATAATTGAATATATGATAAAAATCATCAAAGGAGGTGAATCATGAAAAAGGCGGTGCTTGCCCTTGCAATTGGTGCTCTCACATTTGGTGGAACGGTATTTTCCTACGACAAGGAGCTTGCCAGACGCTTTAACGGTATGTTTTCTCAGATGACTCCAGAAGTTATAAAGCAGAGACCCTGCCAGATAACCACACAGCAACTCCTCCAGATGATACAGAAAGGTGAAGACTTTGTGATTCTTGACGTGAGGACGCCTGCGGAGATGGCGGTCGTTGGTCCAACTTGGAAAAATACCCTCTACATACCAATGCATGAACTCTTCAAGGAAGAGAACCTCAACAGGCTTCCAAAAGACAAAAAGATAGTGGTGGTGTGCCACACCGGAGACAGGGCTGCAGCGGTTGTTACCGCTCTGAGAGCCCTTGGCTTTGACAAAGCCTTTCAGTTCAGAGGCGGCATGACAGAGCTTGCAAAGGAAGTGGGAAGAGCGGCTACTGAATACGTGAAGTAATCTCCTCTGGGGGCTACGCCCCCTTCTGAAAACAGACTATATTTATCTTCTATGAAAACCATCTTTAACGAAGCTCTCATAAGGAAGTATGACAGACCCGGTCCAAGATACACAAGCTATCCACCTGCCACCGAATTTCACGAGGGAGTCACTGAAGAAGACTACAGGAGAATGCTCCTGCAAAGCAATCTTTCTAAAAGACCTCTGTCCCTCTACTTTCACATACCCTTCTGTGAAAGCGCCTGCTGGTTCTGTGGATGCAACGTGATAATATCCCACAGAAAGGATGTGACCAGAAGGTATCTGGATTATCTCTACAGAGAAATGGACATGCTTAAGGGTTATCTTGACTCCTCAAGGCCGGTAGTTCAGCTTCACTGGGGCGGAGGGACTCCAAACTTTCTGAGCAACGAAGAGATAAGGGAGTTTTTTGGAAAGATAAGGGAAGTTTTTAACATATCTGTAGATGCAGAAATAAGCGTGGAAATAGACCCCAGATACCTCTCCCATGGTCAGCTGGAGACTCTGAGAGATGTAGGATTTAACCGCATAAGCATGGGCCTTCAGGACCTTGAC
Protein-coding sequences here:
- a CDS encoding slipin family protein, producing the protein MKPILDLLPFLLFVLVVLASIAGGDILKFIGGLAMGFSPLIVIAIAVVIFIAVAVKIVPEYQRAVIFRLGRVIGAKGPGLFILIPVIDRMVKVDLRTVTLDVPTQDIITRDNVSVSVDAVVYFRVVDPVRAIVQVENYLYATSQIAQTTLRSVCGAAELDELLSEREKLNLQLQEIIDRQTDPWGVKVVAVELKRIDLPEELRRAMARQAEAERERRAKIITAEAEYQAAQKLAEAAQILATQPIAIQLRYLETIQNVANKPGNTVLVPIPTELFRVFFGEGKIQGQG
- the ilvD gene encoding dihydroxy-acid dehydratase; the encoded protein is MLRSDRVKKGIERSPHRALLRACGLKDEDFDKPLIGIANSYIDIIPGHVHLREFVQPIKDEVRKAGGVPIEFNVIGVDDGIAMGHYGMHYSLPSRELIADSIETVVEAHQLDALICIPNCDKIVPGMLMATARLNIPTIFISGGPMLAGEVNGRKVDLISVFEGIGQLQAGKITERELKVIEEHACPTCGSCSGMFTANSMNCITEVLGLGLPGNGTIPAVDPRRELLARRAARQIMELIRRNIRPRDILTQETFDNAFAVDIAMGGSSNTILHLLAIAREAGVEYDLARINDISKRTPNICKISPASHYHIQDLDNVGGMPAIVKELIKGGYLPHPDRLTVSLKTLREIAEEAPDADGEVIRRVEEPYSKEGGIAILFGNLAPEGSVVKTAGVDPRMLVFRGKAICFDSEEEAIEGILGGKVKSGHVVVIRYEGPKGGPGMREMLSPTSAIMGMGLGDKVALITDGRFSGGTRGACVGHIAPEAAAGGPIGIVQDGDEILVDIPGRRLELLIPEEEFRRRMENFIPKQKDIRSPWLRRYVRFVASASRGAVLEA
- the nuoH gene encoding NADH-quinone oxidoreductase subunit NuoH, whose amino-acid sequence is MELWLSIVITLVKILVVLGVFLGIGAYLTWFERKLAGHIQARMGPKLVGPFGLLQPLADGIKLLTKESIIPQNADKVVYYLAVVMAVAPAILLFSVIPFGPGFTLFGYEIKPIIADVNIALLLVFAFGSLAVYGTIFSGWASNSKYAFIGSLRKAAVIISYEVVLGFSVLGVILLAGTMSTTGIVQAQIERGVWFIVYQPVAFILYLFCMLAESGRVPFDIQEAEAELVTGYNVEYGGMRFGVFPLAEWYLNVMALSAIAVVLFFGGWSGPHIFGPLSPYLWFLIKMFALVFFVLWLHWTLPRFQAKDITEIGWKIMLPISIVNVVFTAVLAYILQ
- a CDS encoding Uma2 family endonuclease, whose protein sequence is MTVKELLTYEDIPLLPKEGRYEVVEGRLVEMSPAGGWHGYAVAEISAVLREKLRGRGYVLSGEVGLVINREPLTLRASDIAFYSKERLREIPRGLLHEPPDLVVEVIAEETSMEYFEEKLRDYMSFGVGRIVFVDLLKRLVLVVDEERRIAVYTFEEEVEFFGGVRWKVSQIVEGM
- the nuoD gene encoding NADH dehydrogenase (quinone) subunit D, producing the protein MPWMNRAAADRVKFEFKDVELEFTKHTTNLHVRQERLLELLRHLREKEGYRLFIDHTCIDFPDRRERFQGIYILYNPDTNERVIVKTWAKEGKLPSLERLWPCARWAEREAYDMFGVVYEGHENLRRMFMWEGYPYYPLRKDFPMEGIPEVELPSLTELYAGRTDPPSHDYELMHTRVATLEDLERTEKSRLQKKAQLVLNWGPLHPGTHGTIWFLFDLDGERVVQSDVILGQLHRGMEKIAENVYYFQFLPYTDRMDYISAICNELSYVTAVEKLLGVEVPEKARYIRTMFAELQRINSHLLWLGTGALDLGALTVFLYAFREREKIMDIIEGNAGFRLTSAFLRIGGVHYDLAEGTLDVVKAFVKDFPNRLKEYHNLLTRNRIWLRRTKDIGVISREDVFNYGLTGPVARGSGVPYDMRKLEPYAAYDEVDFDIPVGEVGDVYDRYLVRMEEMVQSLRIIEQCVARLEKMPKSAPYVNKEHPAVMAPKEDVFMDLEDMVKNFRIVVHGESAPPGEVYASGENPRGELGFYIYSVGGSKPYRLRIRSGALYNLSIFPKLIQDGTIADAIALLGSLDPVVGETDR
- a CDS encoding NADH-quinone oxidoreductase subunit B family protein — its product is MAMLNSNGFVLTTVDELLSWGRRNALWPLTIGLACCAIEMMHAAASRFDLDRLGVIFRASPRQADLLIVAGTVVNKVAPMLKLLWEQMPDPKWCITMGGCASAGGPFPTYSTLQGMDRIIPVDVYIPGCPPHPQGLLYGILQLQKKIKEKGVKKYDRALEEFKKDIERQGLIPREITV
- a CDS encoding NADH-quinone oxidoreductase subunit A is translated as MEYLGILLFFLIAVFVGLAFSFLNDLLGPKTKEKMEDYPYECGVPLYDPEARGVFKQGYYLLGISLILFDIEVAFLFPWVVVFEEVGLYGLVGALLFIFILTLGLAYEWRKGAFKWQF
- a CDS encoding methionine adenosyltransferase produces the protein MANIVITPMTFKPVYELDAEIVERKGTGHPDTICDYLAENLSRELCLWYMKEYGAVMHHNVDKALLVGGVAKAEFGGGEVIEPIEIYLVGRAILEKDSKRLDAHELAVESAKKWLSENIKNLDVERHVVIHTKIKPGSKDLVELFERFQKRGEVPLANDTSFGVGYAPLDSLEKAVFEAERFLNSEEIKREHPEIGEDIKVMGVRIRNKFRLTIALAFVGKYIKDIEDYFQKKEEVHRKVKKRVEEAVGKEVEVFINTADSRENSSVYITVTGTSAEQGDDGQVGRGNRVNGLITPYRPMSLEAAAGKNPISHIGKIYNRVANLIAQRVVKEIEEVEESYCYIVSQIGKPINEPQVLDVSVRSKKDLSMLEPLVKKIAQEELERMPDVWKGFVEGLYPVA
- a CDS encoding rhodanese-like domain-containing protein, with amino-acid sequence MKKAVLALAIGALTFGGTVFSYDKELARRFNGMFSQMTPEVIKQRPCQITTQQLLQMIQKGEDFVILDVRTPAEMAVVGPTWKNTLYIPMHELFKEENLNRLPKDKKIVVVCHTGDRAAAVVTALRALGFDKAFQFRGGMTELAKEVGRAATEYVK